The Oryza brachyantha chromosome 7, ObraRS2, whole genome shotgun sequence genomic interval CTCGATCGAGCAATTCATCAGCTGAGGAGCAAATTCGATCCTGCAAGACCGTATCCAACGATTGATTGATTGTAGCATACTGGAGTATTGTTCAGTTTCAGCATTGACCATGGATGCATGAAGATCGACTAAGCAGTTAATAAACACTGGAAATCGACTTCAGGACAACCAACGAGATTGCATCATCATATATTATTATCACCAATTGGAAACGTTTGGAATTAAGGTCTTGTTTACCCTCCCTACTGTGCTCTAAACATGCATGGGAGCTACCATACACATGCACCAAAAATTCAGTAATGGAGCAGCAGCTGATTCCATCCATCAAGTACCAAGGCTTTGCTGACGCTTTCGACCATTTATAAGCACAGCTCAAACACCAGCATCCCATTTCTGCTATGGGAATTCAAAGTTTTCCCATAGCTCTTAACATATTCCAGTACTATATAACATCACATTGACTAAGTACTAGGAGCCCTCTAGCTAGTTGATTGGGTGGTACTGTGCTGACACCCGCTTAGGAGGGAGCTTCCGGAGGATGAAAAGGACAAGAGCTGAAGGCAGTATCTCTGTGAACTGTACAACATATTACATGCACATGAGCACTAGTCCAGGGCagacagtaatcaacatgtacTAGTGCCAATTGTCttaattactactactatCTAGTTTCACTTACCATATAGTAGAAGAAATCAAGAATTGGATGATCCAAAACCTCCAGAGATAAATCAGGATCAAACGCTGATAATGCCACCTACAATCAAGTCAAACCATAAGGAGAAACTAACGAACATTATTACTTACTacaagaacaaaaacaaaagcataAATATGTATAGTGGTCTTCGTAGCACAACAGTCCATCTGCACATAATATCAGTTGATATGTTTCACGTCATCACATATTTCAACATCAAAGCTCCCTTTCGGACCAACCAGAAAAATAAGTGTGATCCTTGGTTCTTGAATGCCTATCAATGAATCATGAAGAGTCAAGTACTTACCACAATGCATCTTATCAGGAAACAAGCACAACAGATTGCAGTCACTGTCCCAACCTGCAGCGTTTCAAAAAAACGAAGGTAGAATGAAAATTCTATAGCTATGAAACAGTTAAATGTTTCCACTCCAAGTAGCAATCTGTGACAATCCATGTAAAGTCTGTAGAACACATagctattaaaatttttttccaaccttttattttagtcaatcattggaacaaataaaaaataataagaagaaTGGTGCTTGCTATCAGGGGCTGCAAATAATCATGTTAACTGATAGAAAGAAGATAATATTATTCACCATCAATTTAGGTGGGTCCAGATTATCATTGTGcattaatcaaatatatataaatatagttgtCTGACAATTAAAATTGTATTTGCAACTAAAAACATAAGCACTAGAGTTGTAGCTCTCTCTCAGTCTCCCACACAAACAAATGCATCATGGTAATTAGACATAGCTATAACAGAAATAAGAGTTGTTATGCAAAAGGGTAAGACAGCAGAGCATATAACTACAGTTACAGGACCTAAACAAGGAAATACGAGCATTAGAAACAATTCAATGTTGAATGATTGTCATTTCTAGTATATTGAGTTATAACCAATCTTTGGTATGGCTAAAGATCAACCAAAGGACAGGAGGCTCAAACAAGACGCCAAGCAGATAGTTGTTTACAGCAGGAAGCTTTATGAGCACCGGACATGAAAATTGTTTAGAGTTAGTTTTGAAATCGTGCAGCAGTCACCTCATACAGCTTCTTTGTTCGCCCCTTTGATTCAATTGGGAAACGTCTCAGCAAGAAGAAGAGCCTATGACCGAATAACACAGGTTACAAGCAGGACACTGTACAAATACTGAAGAGTCAAGGCAGTGAGTAGAATATAGCACAGGACTTTGGACGTGGAGTTACCTTCCACCGTATACCGAAAAGCCAAGAAGGGCAACAAAAGAGACGAGCACAATGAAGAGTTTGGTGACCAGTTCAACAAAGGGATTGTCGTTGATTCCGAGGTATATCCAAATGCAAACCTGTGGACAACCCGAATCAGATAGATGTAGAAATTGAAGGCAGTTAAGAAAGATGAGTtgggagaaagaaaaggctACTGGTCCTATCCTATCGATGAACATAGGTTTttgaggaagaggaagggaaTAAGCAAGCAATATGCGAAGATGACCTGAATCACATATATGATGGTGTTGACGGCAATGTATATAATCCTCAACTTATCTGTGGGGAGGCTCCTGGCCtgcaaaaaaaggaaacaagaGATAATTAACTGGACAAAGATGAGCAGAACAGGAAAGGAAGGATTGGAAGGCAAGACAAAAGAACCTACCTGATGGTAAATTTCAGCCCAGAAGAGAACAAGCAAGGTGTAGGTGGAGAAAAACAAGAGGCCGGGG includes:
- the LOC102707508 gene encoding tobamovirus multiplication protein 1-like; the encoded protein is MASSSSSPAPLRLRLRGLWAWQDGGGDGDGDGAFFSLSAAYALVSFVALIQLIRIHRRVPEFGWTTQKVFHLMNFLVNGVRALVFGFHLHVFLLSTKVYKLVLLDLPGLLFFSTYTLLVLFWAEIYHQARSLPTDKLRIIYIAVNTIIYVIQVCIWIYLGINDNPFVELVTKLFIVLVSFVALLGFSVYGGRLFFLLRRFPIESKGRTKKLYEVGTVTAICCACFLIRCIVVALSAFDPDLSLEVLDHPILDFFYYMFTEILPSALVLFILRKLPPKRVSAQYHPIN